A single region of the Sorghum bicolor cultivar BTx623 chromosome 7, Sorghum_bicolor_NCBIv3, whole genome shotgun sequence genome encodes:
- the LOC8066090 gene encoding protein AUXIN-REGULATED GENE INVOLVED IN ORGAN SIZE yields MRLQHHHDHHRQDHGSMAGHGGSRKPSRFAAAGFPARPGAGGSGGCGGTTSTTTTTYLGAEAAALLACVTATLLVLPLLLPPLPPPPPLFLLVPVAIFAVLLLLVLVPSDARAAVTVSTPASPSSSSSSYL; encoded by the coding sequence ATGCGTCTGCAACACCACCACGACCACCACCGCCAGGACCACGGCAGCATGGCGGGCCACGGCGGCAGCCGCAAGCCGTCGCGATTCGCCGCCGCGGGGTTCCCGGCGAGGCCCGGCGCGGGCGGCTCCGGTGGCTGCGGCGGGACCACCTCCACGACCACGACGACCTACCTgggcgcggaggcggcggcgctgctagcGTGCGTGACGGCCACGCTGCTggtgctgccgctgctgctgccgccgcttcccccgccgccgccactgtTCCTCCTCGTCCCCGTCGCCATCTTCGccgtcctcctgctcctcgtcctcgtcccctCCGACGCCCGCGCCGCCGTCACCGTCTCCACGCCCGCCTCCCCCTCCTCATCCTCTTCCTCTTACTTGTAG
- the LOC8068558 gene encoding uncharacterized protein LOC8068558 — translation MADLTHGAVDSLLGVLSAAIKDEAELLSGVEGDIQFIRDEMDSMNGFLLHLTKSGDDHDDQQRAWMKQVRDIAYIAQDCIELYMRITPSHKGFWGYVRHAPGLVRTWWPRRRLANRLRDLKVRVRDVGERRQRYGVTVPEAKKGNSKPAAVLLHGGAKGAADEDRAAFRQALASLGMDAFLQALASSAAGGGAEKNLAIITTFLPGDLRSDDTLIKDLQQAAVALRHGGEGDNATICMAMEMLLSALHVSPQGQGRVSKEEVKNLVVAAASSGGSIGVSTGADLDLPKQVMLLCYSKLSRDYKSCLQYLTAFHEEKSISRTSLVRRWAAERLVVKEEKQSYEEAAEMCFTELLFRGFVYPVQYGAAGNKVKSCKMRDEVKDFVDGISKSENFEGSRLPPHLDNQFRIRQMVAKQEKKLDKEKAEELRGASSGGSSAISLNICGVSLLPRKQQQQQGQGQDGKSSVSAASSKKLEKSIDKQLKHFRSLPETYRVNVMDLGGCKGLKKRHLKSICKLQTLKYLSLRNTADVLDLPHQIKALQLLETLDIRQTKIHPSCTKHRINNLRKLRHLLAGDINRSSCNWSTTFSTRMPTNISEMTDMEVLSCVQISHGSELSELENLKKLRKLGVRLPGMQEDINDLRQAISKMGGRLHSLSIWISTPCADDVSLDKKDGDGTFLHLKNLESLRIAGMDKSGLPSWVDEGLKMLSKITLCNTHLTTGKLETLSKLTRLLCLRLHHGSFMEEELAFRADGFIALKFLLLESAATTKLTFEENASPQLEKIIWSMDAKVAARASAPGIECLAGLKQVVLKGLHEGDSCPLVEKAIAKHPKHPAIKFSIGVWKIVAVTSTT, via the exons ATGGCTGACCTGACCCACGGTGCCGTGGACTCATTGCTGGGCGTCCTATCGGCGGCGAtcaaggacgaggcggagctgcTGAGCGGCGTCGAGGGCGACATCCAATTCATCAGGGACGAGATGGACAGCATGAACGGCTTCCTCCTCCACCTCACCAAGTCCGGCGACGACCACGACGACCAGCAGCGCGCGTGGATGAAGCAGGTCCGCGACATCGCCTACATCGCGCAGGACTGTATCGAGCTCTACATGCGCATCACCCCGTCCCACAAGGGCTTCTGGGGATACGTGCGCCACGCCCCCGGCCTCGTCAGGACCTGgtggccgcgccgccgcctcgccAACCGCCTGCGCGACCTCAAGGTCCGGGTGCGCGACGTCGGCGAGAGGCGGCAGCGCTACGGCGTCACCGTCCCCGAGGCAAAGAAGGGGAACAGCAAGCCCGCCGCAGTCCTCCTCCACGGTGGTGCCAAGGGTGCCGCCGACGAGGACAGGGCTGCTTTCCGGCAGGCTTTAGCGTCACTTGGCATGGATGCTTTCCTGCAGGCTTTAGCATCATCAGCTGCCGGAGGCGGAGCAGAGAAGAACCTCGCCATCATCACCACATTTCTTCCCGGGGACCTAAGGTCTGACGACACACTCATCAAGGACCTACAACAAGCTGCTGTTGCTCTACGCCATGGAGGAGAAGGAGATAATGCTACCATCTGCATGGCCATGGAGATGCTCCTCAGTgctcttcatgtgtctcctcaaGGTCAAGGCCGCGTGAGCAAGGAAGAAGTGAAGAACCTCGTCGTCGCTGCCGCCAGCTCCGGCGGCTCCATCGGCGTCAGTACAGGCGCAGATCTTGATCTTCCCAAGCAAGTGATGCTCCTCTGCTACAGCAAGCTGTCCAGGGATTACAAGAGCTGCCTGCAGTACCTGACCGCCTTCCACGAGGAGAAGAGCATCAGCCGGACAAGCTTGGTCCGGCGATGGGCGGCCGAGCGCCTGGTCGTCAAGGAAGAGAAGCAATCGTACGAAGAAGCAGCTGAGATGTGCTTCACTGAGCTTCTCTTCCGAGGCTTCGTTTACCCCGTCCAGTATGGCGCTGCCGGCAACAAGGTCAAGAGCTGCAAGATGAGAGACGAGGTGAAGGACTTCGTCGATGGGATCTCCAAGAGCGAGAACTTCGAGGGAAGCCGATTGCCACCCCACCTTGACAACCAGTTCCGGATCCGTCAGATGGTCGCCAAGCAGGAGAAGAAGCTGGACAAGGAGAAAGCAGAAGAACTACGAGGAGCATCGTCAGGCGGCTCATCAGCCATATCTCTGAACATCTGTGGGGTTTCCCTTCTTCCAagaaagcagcagcagcagcaggggcaggggcaggaCGGGAAGTCGTCCGTTTCGGCGGCGAGCAGTAAGAAGCTAGAGAAATCCATCGACAAGCAGCTGAAACATTTCAGATCACTCCCTGAAACCTACCGAGTGAATGTCATGGATCTCGGAGGCTGCAAAGGCCTGAAGAAGCGCCACCTCAAGAGCATCTGCAAGCTGCAGACCCTCAAATATCTGAGCCTCCGGAACACGGCCGACGTTCTGGATCTGCCCCATCAAATCAAGGCGCTCCAGCTGCTGGAGACGCTGGATATTCGGCAGACCAAGATCCATCCCTCCTGCACaaagcacaggataaataatctaCGCAAGCTGAGGCATCTTCTCGCCGGTGACATCAATCGTTCCAGCTGTAATTGGAGCACAACATTTTCCACAAGGATGCCGACCAACATCAGTGAGATGACCGACAtggag GTACTCTCCTGTGTCCAAATTTCCCATGGCAGCGAGCTCAGCGAACTCGAGAATTTGAAGAAGCTAAGGAAGCTTGGTGTACGTCTCCCCGGAATGCAAGAAGACATCAACGATCTACGCCAAGCCATTTCCAAGATGGGAGGACGCCTGCACTCCCTGTCAATTTGGATCAGTACACCCTGTGCCGACGACGTTTCTCTTGACAAGAAAGACGGCGATGGCACATTCTTGCATCTGAAGAACCTTGAGAGCCTAAGAATCGCTGGCATGGATAAATCTGGATTGCCTAGCTGGGTCGACGAAGGCCTCAAAATGCTTTCCAAGATAACATTGTGCAATACTCATCTGACGACTGGGAAACTGGAAACCCTTAGCAAGCTCACTCGCTTGCTATGCCTCAGGCTCCATCACGGGTCATTCATGGAAGAGGAGCTCGCCTTCAGGGCTGATGGGTTCATTGCTCTCAAGTTCCTCCTGCTCGAGAGTGCCGCCACCACCAAGCtcaccttcgaagaaaatgcaAGCCCTCAGCTTGAGAAGATCATCTGGTCCATGGATGCCAAAGTTGCCGCCAGAGCTTCTGCTCCTGGAATTGAGTGCCTTGCGGGGCTGAAGCAAGTGGTGCTCAAAGGCCTACATGAAGGTGATTCTTGCCCCTTGGTGGAAAAAGCCATCGCAAAACATCCAAAGCATCCAGCCATAAAGTTCAGTATTGGTGTCTGGAAGATCGTTGCTGTCACCTCCACTACATGA
- the LOC110437394 gene encoding uncharacterized protein LOC110437394, with protein sequence MAFEELLQLLSKSEAVDAKQDEVMRLFMLATAETVASGDLTPGDPEWKAIAARAEALGLQLLAKAAGSVERFTRMAAEYAASPGGEAVAEAYRRLAASAVALAARAEEYVAFMRDVAVLADSDSESDSDSDSAGRPAARRSRRPNARYFGPEWTN encoded by the coding sequence ATGGCGTTCGAGGAGCTGCTGCAGCTGCTGTCCAAGAGCGAGGCGGTGGACGCGAAGCAGGACGAGGTGATGCGCCTGTTCATGCTGGCCACCGCCGAGACCGTCGCGTCCGGGGACCTCACGCCGGGGGACCCGGAGTGGAAGGCCATCgcggcgcgcgcggaggcgCTCGGCCTCCAGCTGCTCGCCAAGGCGGCCGGATCCGTGGAGAGGTTCACGCGGATGGCGGCCGAGTACGCCGCGAGCCCCGGCGGGGAGGCGGTCGCCGAGGCGTATCGGAGGTTGGCCGCCAGCGCGGTGGCGCTCGCCGCGCGCGCCGAGGAGTACGTCGCCTTCATGCGCGACGTCGCCGTGCTCGCCGACTCCGACTCGGAATCGGACTCGGACTCGGATTCAGCTGGGCGGCCCGCCGCGAGGAGGTCCAGGAGGCCCAACGCCAGGTACTTTGGGCCGGAGTGGACCAACTGA
- the LOC110437344 gene encoding uncharacterized protein LOC110437344, with amino-acid sequence MAFEELLQLLSKSEAVDAKQDEVMRLFMLATAETVASGDLTPGDPEWKAIAARGEALGLQLLAKAAGSVERFTRMAAEYAAIPGGEAVAEAHRRLAASAVALAARAEEYVAFMRDVAVLADSDSESDSDGRPAARRSRRPNARYFGPEWTN; translated from the coding sequence ATGGCGTTCGAGGAGCTGCTGCAGCTGCTGTCCAAGAGCGAGGCGGTGGACGCGAAGCAGGACGAGGTGATGCGCCTGTTCATGCTGGCCACCGCCGAGACCGTCGCGTCCGGGGACCTCACGCCGGGGGACCCGGAGTGGAAAGCCATCGCGGCGCGCGGGGAGGCGCTCGGCCTCCAGCTGCTCGCCAAGGCGGCCGGATCCGTGGAGAGGTTCACGCGGATGGCGGCCGAGTACGCCGCGATTCCCGGCGGGGAGGCGGTCGCCGAGGCGCATCGGAGGTTGGCCGCCAGCGCGGTGGCGCTCGCCGCGCGCGCCGAGGAGTACGTCGCCTTCATGCGCGACGTCGCCGTGCTCGCCGACTCCGACTCGGAATCGGACTCCGATGGGCGGCCGGCAGCGAGGAGGTCCAGGAGGCCCAACGCCAGGTACTTTGGGCCGGAGTGGACCAACTGA
- the LOC8066091 gene encoding uncharacterized protein LOC8066091, whose product MTELAAGAVSSLLAVVRNEALLLGGVQDDVQFIKEEMESMKSFLVHLARSTPPGGEHDEQVRTWMTQVRLLAQDCHNCIDLYLYSGNPHIHRAKGRLRRYFWWVYWFLRKLLAQHRAAVQLRQLKDRARDVGERRLRYGVEVPGKSKAGLAAAAATSARGGAAADNEEEDDGDHDNQLVSTSGSRTLDDYVKEKLWEWIQGVPPCAGESWSMVVTVAPPYTYQDLLSLVEETWVGYGYQRTVVVDIPAVHPNFLPLRAKEVLFYILRELKNAKSQPQDQEKDQQGEGGKYVVDPWEEVFRRKMQIYEEKKKALARLKIKENIKEMKVNEKLDKIKIDIQGRVGNSGGLPKGYKLHGELDKLDLDVLLQLLLEAPFATSQQNQGENNDMQKLQVRIAKKLKEHMEAAEMDKTLEKEKVTKHMELEGDEAPGKTMEEEDMVQGGEGEITDHMVEAEGEGEVTKHTAAAEEAGEISEHMEETDGGRGGGGEEIESQQTTWIHLDEAQYARIVQILFPKGSSRPLQTQDRSLVGKQATKTTTAILGADQIKQMIQDAKEDILLKLLEAKYDRSEGTGGGASGVPNQNPETKYGTDGESDVPNQNPATISNKIGQMMDKMKQEFRRQLKIKGLVDEIKNNLNYCSDLDRYECPLFILKVDKLMDVSTLEDTRNALSLLNCSADIMIITTTKEDIQLAKEYCYPEMEPIDYSLAGLYHDTVLDLIAKQQQKNNGDNYYHPQIFHDILNDCEPHELCMKIFTRALYANPKRSNEELLKLHSILRDSPTSFNSIAKVMFKFSYNDLPKEYKSCLLYLAIFPPGHKIRRSTLIGRWVAEGLTSKEDWHSSVHQANRCFDALVDRCLVCPADIGVTGKVRSCVVGEPIHGIITTIARKQHILETRLSDHLARHFSVFNDLQLRSSDRIDKFFQGLSRSSRVSVLKVLDLEGCECFAGGKNQRYLKDICRKMLLLKYLSLRRTDITQLPREINNLRELEVLDIRQTKVPPHATANVLLLKLKRLLAGNTDWTPRPTLRAQELVSTAVLIPYKIEKMVNMEILSNVKARSSRDLKDIGKLWQLRKLGVVVDDDPCYLKNLLRAISDLHKCLCSLSITLPTATSEATPSQELPEVPLKLKHQPKLLESLSISGTTQKGFLPLFIKDANNNLVKVTLSSTSLNKNNLEDLAKLPKLQFIRLCLITDIESLDFKKEEFKCLKYLLVEGSSFTKISFEDEAACMLEKMALSLTNIESVSGVDGLKNLGEVELRMSSSNKKKNDTLLSSFNNGKQTMAMLAIVSTSLEQGDKETQNMITFNEGEFQKLKLLTVDCTATTKVVFTSGSACELEKIVCSTCTSATSEVIFTSGSAPKLEKIVWSSSTSLSGINNLPKLKELEFNGDPVPDVVKEAIENHKNKVNFLHNKPEIQNQAKEDEQEDDDDDAARFSLFCCKKQV is encoded by the coding sequence ATGACTGAGCTGGCGGCTGGCGCCGTGAGCTCACTGCTGGCCGTCGTCCGCAACGAGGCGCTGCTGCTTGGCGGCGTCCAGGACGACGTGCAGTTCATCAaggaggagatggagagcaTGAAGAGTTTCCTGGTGCATCTAGCCCGGAGCACGCCCCCCGGCGGGGAGCACGACGAGCAGGTGCGCACCTGGATGACCCAGGTGCGGCTGCTCGCCCAGGACTGCCACAACTGCATCGACCTCTACCTGTACAGCGGGAACCCCCACATCCACCGCGCCAAGGGCAGACTCCGGCGCTACTTCTGGTGGGTTTACTGGTTCCTGCGCAAGCTGCTCGCGCAGCACCGCGCGGCGGTCCAGCTACGCCAGCTCAAGGACCGGGCGCGTGATGTCGGCGAGCGACGACTGAGGTACGGCGTGGAGGTGCCAGGGAAGTCGAAAGCTGGgctagcggcggcggcggcgacatcAGCGCGAGGTGGTGCTGCTGCTGACaacgaagaagaagacgacggtgATCATGATAACCAACTCGTGAGCACAAGCGGCAGTCGCACTCTGGACGACTACGTCAAGGAAAAGCTATGGGAGTGGATACAAGGAGTTCCTCCATGCGCCGGCGAAAGTTGGTCCATGGTCGTCACTGTGGCGCCGCCGTATACATATCAGGACCTCCTCTCCCTCGTAGAAGAAACTTGGGTTGGCTACGGCTACCAACGCACCGTCGTGGTAGATATCCCAGCCGTGCACCCCAATTTTTTGCCGCTACGAGCCAAGGAAGTTCTCTTCTACATTCTGCGTGAGCTCAAGAATGCCAAATCCCAACCCCAAGACCAGGAGAAAGACCAACAAGGAGAAGGGGGGAAGTATGTTGTTGACCCTTGGGAGGAGGTTTTCAGAAGAAAGATGCAAATTTACGAGGAAAAAAAGAAGGCTCTTGCTCGTCTTAAAATCAAGGAGAATATCAAAGAGATGAAGGTTAACGAAAAGCTTGACAAAATCAAAATTGATATTCAGGGTCGAGTAGGGAACAGCGGCGGACTACCAAAGGGCTACAAGCTGCACGGTGAGCTTGACAAGCTAGACCTAGACGTACTCCTTCAGCTGCTGCTCGAGGCACCTTTTGCTACGTCTCAACAAAACCAAGGGGAGAACAATGACATGCAAAAATTACAAGTGCGTATCGCCAAGAAGCTTAAGGAGCATATGGAAGCAGCGGAAATGGACAAGACgcttgaaaaggaaaaagtgacAAAACATATGGAGCTGGAAGGAGATGAAGCCCCAGGCAAGactatggaggaggaggataTGGTGCAGGGTGGAGAAGGAGAAATAACCGACCATATGGTGGAGGCGGAGGGTGAAGGAGAAGTGACCAAACATACAGCGGCGGCAGAGGAGGCAGGAGAAATATCCGAGCATATGGAGGAGACggatggaggaagaggaggtGGAGGTGAAGAAATCGAAAGTCAGCAAACTACATGGATTCACCTCGATGAGGCACAATATGCACGCATCGTGCAGATTCTGTTCCCCAAGGGCAGCAGCAGGCCCCTGCAGACTCAAGACAGATCGTTAGTGGGCAAGCAAGCTACAAAGACCACAACGGCTATACTGGGTGCGGATCAAATCAAACAAATGATCCAGGACGCAAAGGAAGACATCTTATTGAAGCTACTGGAAGCTAAATATGACAGGAGTGAAGGGACAGGTGGTGGTGCATCTGGTGTTCCGAATCAAAACCCAGAAACTAAATATGGAACAGATGGTGAATCTGATGTTCCGAATCAAAACCCAGCAACCATTTCTAACAAAATCGGTCAGATGATGGACAAAATGAAGCAGGAGTTCAGACGGCAGCTCAAGATCAAAGGGCTTGTTGACGAGATAAAAAACAACTTGAATTATTGCTCCGACTTGGATAGATATGAGTGTCCCCTGTTTATCCTCAAAGTAGACAAGCTGATGGATGTTTCCACATTGGAGGATACCAGAAATGCACTGAGCCTGTTAAATTGCAGCGCCGATATAATGATCATCACCACTACGAAGGAGGACATCCAGCTGGCCAAAGAATATTGCTACCCAGAGATGGAACCTATAGACTATTCTCTTGCTGGCCTCTACCATGATACAGTTCTCGATCTTATTGCTAAGCAGCAGCAGAAGAATAATGGAGACAACTACTACCACCCCCAAATTTTTCATGATATCTTGAACGACTGTGAGCCACATGAATTATGCATGAAGATCTTCACTCGTGCTCTGTATGCTAACCCCAAGAGGAGCAATGAGGAGTTACTGAAGCTGCACAGCATCCTGCGGGATTCGCCAACATCATTCAACAGCATCGCTAAGGTGATGTTCAAGTTCTCTTACAATGATCTGCCCAAAGAATACAAGTCCTGCTTGCTGTACCTAGCTATCTTCCCTCCAGGACACAAGATCAGGCGGTCAACCTTGATTGGACGGTGGGTTGCAGAAGGGCTAACTTCCAAGGAAGATTGGCACAGTTCCGTGCATCAGGCCAACCGATGTTTTGACGCACTTGTTGACCGGTGCCTTGTTTGTCCAGCTGATATTGGTGTCACAGGAAAAGTAAGGAGCTGCGTCGTAGGTGAACCGATTCATGGAATCATTACCACCATCGCCAGAAAACAACACATCCTGGAGACACGTCTGTCAGATCACTTGGCTCGCCACTTCTCCGTCTTCAACGATCTCCAGCTTCGCAGTTCTGACAGGATTGATAAATTCTTCCAGGGGCTCTCTAGATCATCTCGAGTGTCGGTGCTCAAGGTGCTAGATCTAGAAGGCTGTGAGTGCTTTGCTGGTGGGAAGAACCAGCGGTACCTCAAGGACATCTGCAGAAAGATGTTACTGCTGAAATATCTGAGCCTAAGGAGAACAGATATTACCCAGCTACCTAGGGAAATCAACAACCTCCGTGAGCTAGAGGTGTTGGATATCCGACAAACTAAGGTGCCTCCACATGCAACAGCAAATGTCCTGCTTCTGAAGCTGAAGCGTCTGCTTGCTGGTAAcactgattggactccaagacCAACCCTCAGAGCTCAGGAATTAGTATCTACTGCTGTCCTGATTCCTTATAAGATTGAGAAAATGGTAAACATGGAGATACTATCCAATGTGAAGGCCCGGAGCAGTCGAGATTTGAAAGATATTGGAAAGCTATGGCAACTAAGGAAGCTCGGAGTGGTAGTTGATGACGACCCCTGTTACCTCAAGAATTTGCTCCGAGCAATTAGTGATCTGCACAAGTGCCTCTGTTCTTTGTCAATCACTCTTCCCACAGCTACAAGCGAGGCTACTCCTAGTCAAGAGTTGCCAGAAGTACCACTCAAACTCAAACATCAACCCAAGCTTCTTGAGAGTCTGAGCATCAGTGGAACCACACAGAAGGGATTTCTTCCATTGTTCATCAAAGATGCTAACAACAACCTTGTCAAGGTTACTTTGAGTAGCACCTCACTGAACAAGAATAATCTTGAGGACCTTGCCAAGCTGCCTAAATTACAGTTCATCAGGCTCTGCCTCATCACCGACATAGAGTCACTTGACTTCAAGAAGGAGGAGTTCAAATGTCTCAAGTACCTTCTTGTTGAAGGATCCAGCTTCACTAAAATTAGCTTTGAAGATGAAGCAGCCTGTATGCTTGAGAAGATGGCTTTGTCTCTCACCAACATAGAGTCTGTTTCTGGAGTTGATGGTCTTAAAAACTTGGGAGAGGTCGAGTTGCGTATGAGCAGcagcaacaagaagaagaacgacACGTTGCTATCATCATTTAACAATGGAAAACAAACAATGGCCATGCTGGCAATTGTCAGTACGTCGCTTGAGCAAGGCGATAAAGAAACCCAGAACATGATTACCTTCAACGAAGGTGAGTTCCAGAAGCTCAAACTTCTTACTGTTGACTGCACTGCCACCACCAAGGTTGTCTTCACCAGCGGATCTGCTTGTGAGCTTGAGAAAATTGTTTGTTCCACATGCACGTCTGCCACATCCGAGGTTATCTTCACCAGTGGATCTGCTCCTAAGCTCGAGAAAATCGTATGGTCCTCATCCACGTCTCTTTCTGGTATCAACAACCTGCCAAAATTGAAGGAACTCGAATTCAACGGTGACCCTGTCCCTGATGTGGTGAAAGAAGCCATTGAAAATCATAAAAACAAAGTTAATTTCCTACATAATAAACCAGAAATTCAAAATCAAGCAAAAGAAGACGAGCAAGAGGACGATGACGATGATGCTGCAAGGTTTTCACTATTCTGCTGCAAGAAACAAGTTTGA